A genomic segment from Bacillaceae bacterium S4-13-56 encodes:
- a CDS encoding beta-ketoacyl-ACP synthase III gives MNAGLIGVGHYVPEKVVTNKDLEKLVDTNDEWIRTRTGIEERRIAEDSMDTSDMALFAARNAIKQSGVSAKDLDLILVATVTPDTPFPSVSCMIQEKLGAKKAAAMDISAACSGFMYGIVTAKQFIEAGAYKYVLVVGVEKLSKITDWTDRNTCVLFGDGAGAAVVGPVSEDKGILSFELGADGSGGPHLYQNENDHIYMNGREVFKFAVRQMGESAVNVVEKIGLKKEDVDFLIPHQANIRIMEAARERLGIDKERMATFIHKYGNTSAASIPIALSEEIERGKIKDGDLVVLVGFGGGLTWGAVALRWGK, from the coding sequence ATGAATGCTGGTTTAATTGGTGTAGGGCACTATGTTCCTGAAAAAGTAGTTACCAATAAGGATTTAGAAAAGCTTGTAGACACAAATGATGAATGGATTCGAACACGGACGGGAATTGAAGAAAGAAGAATTGCTGAGGACTCCATGGATACTTCTGATATGGCCCTTTTCGCAGCCAGGAATGCCATTAAACAAAGTGGTGTTTCAGCTAAGGATTTGGATCTTATTCTTGTAGCAACTGTGACACCAGATACTCCATTTCCTTCTGTTTCATGTATGATTCAAGAAAAGTTAGGGGCTAAAAAGGCAGCTGCGATGGATATCAGTGCAGCCTGCTCTGGGTTCATGTATGGGATTGTTACTGCAAAACAATTTATAGAAGCAGGTGCTTATAAGTATGTTTTAGTTGTAGGGGTTGAAAAACTGTCTAAAATCACAGACTGGACGGATCGAAACACCTGTGTGTTATTTGGAGATGGAGCAGGAGCTGCCGTTGTTGGTCCTGTTTCTGAAGATAAGGGTATCCTTTCGTTCGAGTTAGGTGCTGACGGAAGCGGTGGACCGCACCTATACCAAAATGAAAATGACCACATTTATATGAATGGTCGTGAAGTGTTTAAATTTGCCGTTCGACAAATGGGAGAATCAGCGGTTAATGTTGTAGAAAAAATAGGTTTAAAAAAAGAGGATGTAGACTTCTTAATCCCACACCAAGCTAACATTCGGATTATGGAGGCAGCTAGAGAGAGATTAGGAATAGATAAAGAAAGGATGGCCACTTTTATTCATAAGTATGGAAATACGTCTGCAGCTTCCATTCCTATTGCGCTCTCGGAAGAAATTGAAAGAGGGAAAATTAAGGATGGAGACCTTGTAGTTCTCGTTGGTTTTGGTGGAGGTTTGACATGGGGTGCTGTAGCTTTACGATGGGGAAAATAA
- the fabF gene encoding beta-ketoacyl-ACP synthase II: MEKKRVVITGMGAISPVGSDVKTMWSNILNGYNGVGVLTRVNPDDYPAKVAAEVKDFDASLYIEKKEAKRMDLFTQYAVAAAKMAVEDAKLEITDENAFRTGVWIGSGIGGMSTFEEQYDNFKEKGYRRVSPFFVPMLIPDMAAGQVSIMLGAKGINSCTVTACASGTNSIGDAFKVIQRGDADIMITGGAEAPLTKMSFAGFSSARALSTNPDPETASRPFDAERNGFVMGEGSGILVIESLESAEKRGAKIYAEIVGYGATGDAHHITAPAPEGEGAVRAMLEAIKDSGLEKSQIGYVNAHGTSTELNDKFETIALKRVFEEYTKDLSISSTKSMTGHLLGAAGAIEAIISVKALVEGKLPPTIHYENPDPECDLDYIPNVMREKEVFAVMSNSLGFGGHNASLIFKKYE; encoded by the coding sequence ATGGAGAAAAAACGGGTTGTTATTACTGGAATGGGTGCAATAAGCCCTGTTGGTAGCGACGTGAAAACGATGTGGAGTAACATTTTAAATGGCTATAATGGAGTTGGTGTTCTTACTAGAGTAAACCCTGATGATTATCCAGCAAAAGTTGCTGCTGAAGTTAAGGATTTTGACGCATCGCTTTATATCGAAAAAAAAGAAGCCAAAAGAATGGATTTATTTACACAATATGCAGTTGCTGCTGCAAAAATGGCGGTAGAAGATGCAAAGCTTGAGATCACAGATGAAAATGCATTTCGTACGGGAGTTTGGATTGGCTCCGGTATTGGAGGGATGTCAACATTTGAAGAACAGTACGATAATTTCAAAGAAAAGGGCTATCGTCGTGTGAGTCCATTTTTCGTACCCATGCTAATTCCGGATATGGCTGCAGGTCAGGTCTCTATCATGTTAGGTGCAAAAGGAATAAATTCTTGTACAGTTACAGCTTGTGCATCAGGAACAAACTCGATCGGAGATGCCTTTAAAGTCATCCAGCGAGGAGACGCAGATATTATGATAACAGGAGGAGCAGAGGCCCCTCTTACGAAAATGTCTTTTGCTGGATTCTCTAGCGCACGTGCTTTATCTACAAATCCCGACCCAGAAACGGCTAGCCGTCCATTTGATGCGGAGCGTAATGGCTTTGTTATGGGGGAAGGTTCTGGAATTCTAGTAATCGAATCGTTAGAATCAGCCGAAAAAAGAGGGGCAAAAATTTATGCGGAAATAGTTGGTTACGGAGCCACTGGAGACGCCCATCATATTACTGCCCCTGCTCCAGAGGGAGAAGGGGCTGTTAGGGCAATGCTCGAAGCAATTAAAGATTCTGGATTGGAGAAAAGTCAAATTGGCTATGTAAACGCACATGGAACTAGCACGGAATTAAATGATAAATTTGAAACTATAGCCTTAAAGCGAGTATTTGAGGAATATACCAAAGATTTGTCCATTAGCTCTACAAAATCCATGACAGGGCATTTATTAGGCGCTGCAGGAGCCATTGAAGCCATTATATCAGTGAAGGCCTTAGTTGAAGGTAAGTTGCCTCCAACCATTCATTATGAAAACCCAGATCCTGAATGTGATTTGGATTATATACCAAATGTTATGAGAGAAAAGGAAGTATTTGCAGTAATGAGCAACTCTCTAGGTTTTGGTGGTCATAATGCCTCACTAATCTTCAAAAAATATGAATAA
- a CDS encoding LCP family protein, which translates to MATSRSLKNKRKKKRTRRIWLLSILIFLLLGVGYIIFEYQAGKKAAMGQIGNKTSENEQEFDENFQGADNKDNKIYVLLLGVDSRGEEVSRTDTIMIGQYDPDNQTAKLVSIMRDTYVEIPGYQPNKINASFAFGGPELLRKTIAKNFGIETEYYAIVDFKGFTQIVDTIAPDGVEVNVEKRMFYSDRNATTYIDLYPGVQKLDGEQLLDYARFRNDSESDFGRVRRQQEVISLLKDELISLNGVVKAPRLIGTIQPFIKTNMGSTKMFSLGTDFLLNPPDDIESFRIPVEGSYWDKTHSHAGAVLEIDKQMNIDALNEFFNEKDATEEAPTSSTE; encoded by the coding sequence TTGGCAACAAGTCGCTCACTTAAGAACAAGAGAAAGAAAAAAAGAACAAGAAGAATTTGGCTTCTTTCTATATTAATCTTTCTTTTATTAGGAGTGGGATATATAATTTTTGAGTATCAGGCCGGGAAAAAAGCTGCTATGGGGCAAATCGGCAATAAAACTTCAGAAAACGAGCAAGAATTTGACGAAAACTTTCAAGGGGCAGACAATAAAGACAATAAGATTTATGTCCTTTTATTGGGGGTTGACTCTCGAGGAGAAGAAGTCTCCAGAACGGATACTATAATGATTGGCCAATATGACCCAGATAATCAAACAGCTAAACTAGTTTCGATCATGCGTGATACGTATGTAGAAATTCCAGGATACCAACCAAATAAAATTAATGCTTCTTTTGCTTTCGGAGGTCCTGAGCTACTTCGAAAGACAATAGCTAAAAATTTTGGAATTGAAACTGAGTATTATGCTATTGTGGATTTTAAAGGGTTCACACAAATAGTGGATACCATAGCTCCTGATGGCGTAGAAGTGAACGTTGAAAAAAGGATGTTTTATAGTGATAGAAATGCAACAACTTATATTGACCTTTATCCAGGAGTACAAAAGTTAGACGGGGAACAGCTTTTGGATTATGCAAGATTTCGTAATGATAGTGAAAGTGATTTTGGACGTGTTAGAAGACAACAGGAAGTAATCTCGCTTTTGAAAGATGAACTTATTTCGCTTAACGGAGTTGTTAAAGCTCCAAGATTAATAGGAACAATACAGCCTTTCATTAAAACAAATATGGGTAGTACTAAAATGTTCTCATTGGGTACTGATTTCTTACTTAATCCACCGGATGACATTGAATCTTTCCGTATACCTGTGGAGGGAAGCTATTGGGATAAAACTCATTCCCATGCTGGAGCAGTTCTTGAAATAGATAAACAAATGAATATAGATGCACTAAATGAATTCTTTAATGAAAAGGATGCAACAGAAGAAGCTCCCACATCATCGACGGAATAA
- a CDS encoding YjbA family protein: MLYLHDVWVNWFEGEENGYNVCHFHEWRKEDGIELLDQVPLLYVKPELFSYIENDLQDLPHSLLKHVHKKGYLRKNQERIPLDYAFVMTNGKEVMAVDTMGYHLPVRKSRLIPRQERLVYEMIDGMDPESFDFDQHQFNKEYHLLSLEPSSMVGLTRKERQLKQLLMMTLDQLHQSGNISEIRYWLTEWDPSQYSRIMEMDQEEAWNLLYYGVIEGWSRAHEDLCEKMVKGQPFFEKMWELEQGDRFDSPKRTSY; this comes from the coding sequence ATGCTATATCTACACGATGTATGGGTGAACTGGTTTGAGGGAGAAGAAAACGGGTACAATGTTTGTCATTTTCATGAATGGAGAAAAGAAGATGGAATTGAGCTGTTAGATCAAGTACCGCTACTTTATGTTAAACCTGAATTATTTTCTTACATTGAAAATGATTTACAGGATCTCCCACATTCACTTCTTAAGCATGTACATAAAAAAGGATATTTAAGAAAAAACCAAGAACGCATCCCTTTAGATTATGCCTTTGTCATGACCAATGGAAAAGAGGTAATGGCAGTGGATACCATGGGCTATCACCTTCCTGTGAGAAAAAGCAGGTTGATTCCAAGACAGGAGAGACTTGTGTATGAGATGATTGATGGCATGGATCCAGAATCCTTTGATTTCGACCAGCATCAATTTAATAAAGAATATCATTTGTTATCCTTAGAACCAAGTTCAATGGTAGGCCTTACAAGGAAGGAAAGACAACTAAAGCAATTACTAATGATGACATTAGATCAATTACATCAGTCAGGGAATATATCCGAAATTCGGTATTGGCTAACGGAATGGGATCCTAGTCAGTACTCAAGAATTATGGAGATGGATCAAGAAGAAGCATGGAACTTACTATATTATGGTGTGATTGAAGGATGGAGTCGGGCACATGAAGATCTGTGTGAAAAAATGGTGAAGGGACAACCTTTCTTTGAGAAGATGTGGGAATTAGAGCAAGGGGATCGATTTGATTCGCCAAAAAGAACTTCTTATTAA
- the trpS gene encoding tryptophan--tRNA ligase, with product MTNIFSGIQPSGTLTLGNHLGAMKQFVELQDGHDCYFCIVDEHAITVPQDRLKLRGNIRSLAALYLASGIDPERSTLFIQSEVSAHTQLGWMLQSISYLGELERMTQFKDKSLSKGKEGVSSALLTYPPLMAADILLYETDIVPVGEDQKQHLELTRDLAQRFNNRYLPVFTIPEIRIPKVGARIMSLQVPEKKMSKSDENQKATIFMLDEPKQIEKKIKSAVTDSEGIVTFDPEKKPGVSNLLMIYSSCSNRSIEELVNEYRGKGYGEFKFGVAQAVIQTLQPIQEKYNELINSQELDEILDLGAEKARKQADKILAKAKKAMGLGRVKKNK from the coding sequence ATGACAAACATTTTTTCCGGAATTCAACCAAGTGGAACTTTGACCCTAGGAAATCACTTGGGGGCTATGAAACAATTTGTAGAGCTACAGGATGGGCATGATTGTTACTTTTGTATAGTAGATGAGCATGCAATCACAGTTCCACAAGATCGGTTAAAATTAAGAGGAAATATCCGTTCGCTGGCTGCCCTTTACCTGGCTTCTGGAATTGATCCAGAAAGATCAACTCTTTTTATTCAATCGGAAGTATCTGCACATACGCAACTAGGATGGATGCTCCAATCCATTTCGTATCTAGGTGAGCTAGAAAGAATGACACAATTCAAGGACAAATCCCTTTCCAAGGGAAAAGAAGGTGTTTCCTCTGCACTTCTTACTTATCCTCCTTTAATGGCTGCAGATATCTTATTATATGAAACCGACATCGTTCCAGTGGGAGAAGATCAAAAGCAACATTTAGAATTGACAAGAGATTTAGCCCAGCGTTTTAATAACCGATATCTTCCTGTTTTCACAATCCCTGAAATACGAATTCCAAAAGTTGGAGCTAGAATCATGTCTCTTCAAGTGCCCGAAAAGAAAATGAGTAAATCAGATGAAAATCAAAAGGCAACGATTTTTATGTTGGATGAACCAAAACAAATAGAAAAGAAAATTAAAAGTGCTGTTACAGACTCGGAAGGCATAGTTACTTTTGATCCTGAAAAAAAGCCGGGAGTTTCTAATTTACTAATGATTTACTCCAGTTGTTCTAATCGCTCTATAGAGGAATTAGTTAATGAATATAGAGGAAAAGGATATGGAGAATTTAAATTCGGTGTAGCGCAAGCTGTTATACAAACTCTCCAACCCATTCAAGAGAAGTATAACGAGTTAATAAACTCACAGGAATTAGACGAGATTCTAGATCTTGGAGCTGAAAAAGCAAGAAAGCAAGCTGATAAAATTCTCGCTAAAGCTAAAAAGGCTATGGGACTTGGAAGAGTGAAGAAGAACAAGTAA
- a CDS encoding DUF3899 domain-containing protein, whose amino-acid sequence MKFLTNKWWLLMLNLVVGTLFFLISSTPKQLSTLINILFYLSSAYLFMGIALFVIKGQFFDGVIFGFRRFFFRISKSRDLLDEWEPKPPISEKVNQTFLYVVFFQGVMLLLIMFVALFVFYQF is encoded by the coding sequence ATGAAATTTCTTACTAATAAATGGTGGTTACTAATGTTAAATTTAGTAGTAGGTACATTATTTTTCCTTATCAGTTCCACTCCGAAGCAACTTTCCACTTTGATTAATATTTTATTTTACCTTAGTTCTGCCTATTTATTTATGGGAATTGCCCTGTTTGTAATAAAAGGTCAGTTTTTTGATGGAGTTATATTCGGATTCCGCCGATTTTTCTTTAGGATTAGCAAAAGTCGTGATTTACTTGATGAGTGGGAACCAAAGCCCCCCATTTCTGAAAAAGTAAACCAAACTTTTTTATATGTCGTTTTTTTTCAAGGTGTAATGCTTCTTCTAATCATGTTCGTGGCTCTTTTTGTTTTTTATCAATTTTAG
- a CDS encoding peptide ABC transporter substrate-binding protein: MKKKNWLLLVLALVLSMFLAACGGDDEGNNTANNGGDSTNNTADNGENNTADSDGQVEEQVLNFMNGDTIPTMDPSIATDTYAFEFLGASMEGLYRLGPDAQPVDGMATDHTVSDDALTWTFTLREDATWSNGDPVTAHDFVYAWRRAVDPATGSEYGPYMMGGVIKNAIAVNKGEVPVDELGVRAEGDYTLVVELEQPVPYFESLTTFGTFLPLNEAFVEEQGDQFATSTDTLLFNGPFSLEAWENIADSWELHKRTDYWDAENVKLDKVTFQVVKDVQTGIDLYEQGVVDRAGLSSDHVDVYSTHEDFRTIEQTVVFYFKFNQERLGEKTPLANVNVRQAISRAFDKEALTDEILNNGSIPANGLVPKNFVTHPETKEDFRDINGDLSAYDVEAAQEYWATALEELGTDTVELELLGDDSETAKNMHEYIKNQLETNLPGLTINLKNVPFEQRLDADTNQDYDIQFAGWGPDYLDPNTWLNLWVTDGGNNMMSYSNPDYDALIDAAATELALKPVERFEAFLEAEKILFEDAAIAPVYQRAVAQLWKPYVKDIQVNPFGPDYEYKWAYKGAE; encoded by the coding sequence ATGAAAAAGAAAAATTGGCTATTGTTAGTACTAGCTTTAGTTCTTAGCATGTTCTTAGCGGCATGTGGAGGCGATGATGAAGGCAATAATACTGCTAACAACGGTGGCGACAGCACAAATAACACAGCTGATAATGGAGAGAACAATACTGCTGATTCTGACGGTCAAGTAGAAGAGCAAGTACTTAACTTCATGAACGGGGATACAATCCCAACTATGGACCCTTCAATTGCAACAGATACTTATGCATTTGAATTCCTTGGTGCTTCAATGGAAGGACTTTATCGTCTTGGACCAGATGCTCAACCAGTTGATGGTATGGCAACTGACCACACAGTAAGTGACGATGCGTTAACTTGGACTTTCACTTTGCGTGAAGATGCTACATGGTCTAATGGTGACCCTGTAACAGCACACGACTTTGTATATGCATGGAGACGTGCGGTAGACCCAGCTACTGGATCTGAATATGGTCCTTATATGATGGGTGGAGTTATCAAAAATGCAATTGCAGTAAACAAAGGTGAAGTACCTGTTGATGAATTAGGTGTTAGAGCTGAAGGTGACTACACATTAGTAGTTGAACTTGAGCAACCAGTACCTTATTTTGAATCTTTAACTACTTTCGGTACTTTTCTACCATTAAATGAAGCATTTGTTGAAGAGCAAGGTGACCAGTTTGCAACAAGCACTGACACTTTACTATTCAATGGACCATTCTCTCTTGAAGCATGGGAAAACATTGCAGATAGTTGGGAGCTTCATAAACGCACTGATTATTGGGATGCTGAAAATGTAAAACTTGATAAGGTTACTTTCCAAGTAGTGAAAGATGTTCAAACTGGAATCGACCTTTATGAGCAAGGTGTAGTAGATCGTGCGGGTCTTTCTTCTGACCATGTAGATGTATATTCTACACATGAAGACTTCAGAACAATCGAGCAAACGGTCGTATTCTACTTTAAGTTTAACCAAGAGCGTCTTGGTGAAAAGACTCCATTAGCTAATGTTAATGTGCGTCAGGCAATTTCAAGAGCGTTTGATAAAGAAGCATTAACTGATGAAATCCTTAACAATGGTTCTATTCCAGCTAACGGACTCGTTCCTAAGAACTTTGTAACACATCCTGAAACTAAGGAAGACTTCCGTGACATCAATGGAGACCTTTCTGCATACGATGTGGAAGCAGCTCAAGAATATTGGGCAACAGCTCTTGAAGAGCTAGGAACTGACACAGTAGAACTTGAATTACTTGGTGATGATAGTGAAACTGCTAAGAACATGCATGAATACATTAAGAACCAGCTTGAAACAAATCTTCCTGGTTTAACAATTAATCTTAAGAACGTTCCTTTTGAGCAACGTTTAGATGCTGATACAAACCAAGATTACGATATTCAATTCGCTGGATGGGGTCCTGACTATCTTGATCCTAACACTTGGTTAAATCTATGGGTAACTGATGGTGGAAACAATATGATGAGCTATTCTAACCCAGATTATGATGCTCTTATCGATGCTGCTGCAACTGAGCTTGCACTTAAGCCAGTTGAACGTTTCGAAGCATTCTTAGAAGCTGAAAAGATCTTATTCGAAGATGCAGCTATCGCTCCTGTATACCAAAGAGCGGTTGCTCAACTTTGGAAGCCATATGTAAAAGATATTCAAGTTAACCCATTCGGACCTGATTATGAGTATAAGTGGGCTTACAAAGGCGCAGAGTAA
- a CDS encoding ABC transporter permease: MARYILQRIVYMLITLFLIASLSFFLMKFLPGTPLSAENKLSEEQKEIVLEKYGLNDPIPVQYINYLGGLVQGDLGISFQFDSTPVTHILAGRIGPSAQLGGQAMLVGTILGILLGLLAAIRHGGFWDYTSTITAVLGKSIPSFVFAGLLQWVLAVRFELLPVGLWKGFEYSILPTIALMIFPLATAARFTRTEMLEVLGSDYITTARAKGVNEYGVVFKHGLRNALIPLVTILGPMAVSLMTGTLVIEKIFAIPGLGEQFVNSVMVLDYPTIMGTTLLFAVLFVGIILVIDLLYGLIDPRIRLAGGEK, encoded by the coding sequence ATGGCACGTTATATCCTTCAAAGAATCGTCTATATGCTGATCACACTATTTTTGATCGCATCCCTTTCGTTCTTTTTAATGAAATTCCTACCTGGAACCCCTCTGAGCGCTGAAAACAAATTATCAGAAGAACAAAAAGAGATTGTATTGGAAAAGTACGGATTAAATGATCCGATCCCTGTCCAATATATAAATTATCTAGGTGGATTAGTTCAAGGTGATCTTGGTATTTCCTTTCAGTTTGATAGTACCCCTGTAACCCATATTCTAGCTGGACGAATTGGACCATCCGCACAGTTAGGTGGGCAAGCCATGTTAGTTGGTACTATACTTGGGATCCTGCTGGGATTACTGGCAGCAATAAGGCACGGAGGTTTTTGGGATTATACCTCAACCATTACAGCCGTTCTAGGTAAATCCATACCGTCTTTCGTGTTTGCTGGTCTACTACAATGGGTCTTAGCTGTTAGATTTGAGTTATTACCTGTTGGATTGTGGAAGGGCTTTGAATATTCTATATTACCGACAATTGCTCTGATGATCTTTCCACTAGCAACTGCAGCTCGTTTTACAAGAACTGAAATGCTCGAGGTTTTAGGATCGGATTATATTACGACAGCAAGAGCAAAAGGAGTAAATGAGTACGGAGTTGTCTTTAAGCATGGTTTAAGAAATGCTTTAATTCCGCTTGTTACTATTTTAGGACCAATGGCAGTTAGTTTAATGACAGGAACTCTTGTTATTGAAAAAATCTTTGCTATTCCTGGTCTTGGTGAGCAGTTTGTGAATTCTGTAATGGTGCTTGATTACCCAACAATAATGGGAACAACTTTACTATTTGCTGTCTTGTTTGTTGGTATTATTTTGGTTATTGACCTCCTGTATGGCCTCATTGACCCAAGAATTCGACTTGCGGGAGGAGAAAAATAA
- a CDS encoding ABC transporter permease, translating to MENKNIDKNLFVPAKKRDDESDKISRPSRTFLQDVTRSIVRNIPAISSIIILLIIIIMSFAGPSMNDYGFDDQDLSRAKLPPRVAALENISWLGFDGKLEGTYDGDDVEDATKNAYARYSNKEEFIEIEVLDEGDGTNDSAQVKASYAVYEAKGLTDTYFWFGTDGLGRDQWTRVWEGTRISLYIAFLAAIIDLVIGVAYGGISAYYGGRVDNVMQRIIEVLVGIPNLVVVLLMIIVLEPGILSITIALTITGWTGMARIVRGEILKLKNQEFVLASRTLGAPDRKIIIRHLVPNVVGLIIINTMFTIPSAIFFEAFLSFIGLGITPPEASLGSLIESGFETIRIYPYMLLYPAIIISIIMIAFNLLADGLRDAFDPKMRD from the coding sequence ATGGAAAATAAAAATATAGATAAAAATTTATTCGTTCCCGCAAAGAAAAGAGATGATGAGAGTGATAAAATCTCTCGCCCAAGTCGTACATTTTTGCAGGACGTGACAAGAAGTATTGTAAGAAATATTCCTGCCATTTCATCTATAATCATTCTACTTATTATTATTATTATGAGTTTTGCTGGACCAAGCATGAATGATTATGGCTTTGACGATCAAGATTTATCAAGAGCAAAGTTGCCACCTCGAGTAGCAGCACTCGAAAACATTAGCTGGTTAGGTTTTGATGGAAAATTAGAGGGAACCTATGATGGCGATGATGTAGAAGATGCAACAAAAAATGCCTACGCACGTTATAGTAATAAGGAAGAGTTTATTGAAATTGAAGTTTTAGATGAAGGTGATGGAACAAATGATTCCGCACAGGTTAAAGCTTCTTATGCTGTATATGAAGCCAAAGGATTGACAGATACCTATTTCTGGTTTGGAACGGATGGTCTTGGTCGTGACCAATGGACACGTGTTTGGGAAGGAACAAGAATCTCACTTTATATCGCCTTCCTAGCTGCGATAATTGACCTAGTTATTGGAGTTGCTTACGGTGGTATTTCAGCTTATTATGGTGGACGAGTTGATAACGTCATGCAGCGTATTATTGAAGTTCTTGTTGGTATTCCAAACTTGGTTGTTGTGTTACTGATGATAATTGTCTTAGAACCGGGTATTTTATCGATAACCATTGCTTTGACGATAACCGGCTGGACTGGAATGGCCAGGATCGTCCGAGGGGAAATACTAAAATTAAAGAATCAAGAGTTTGTTTTAGCATCTAGGACATTAGGTGCTCCTGATCGAAAGATTATTATCAGACACTTAGTACCGAACGTAGTTGGACTGATTATTATTAATACTATGTTCACAATCCCAAGTGCTATTTTCTTTGAAGCATTTTTAAGCTTTATTGGTTTGGGAATTACTCCTCCAGAAGCATCATTGGGATCCTTAATTGAAAGTGGTTTTGAGACCATCCGTATATATCCATATATGCTTCTATATCCTGCGATTATAATCTCTATAATCATGATCGCATTCAACTTATTAGCAGACGGATTACGTGATGCATTTGATCCTAAAATGCGCGACTAG
- a CDS encoding ABC transporter ATP-binding protein, with the protein MSKILEVKDLQVSFDTYGGEVKAVRGVNFDLNKGETLAIVGESGSGKSVTTKALMKLIPKPHGYIKSGQILFEGQDLVKKSDKQMQKIRGKDISMIFQDPMTSLNPTMKIGTQIMESLIKHQKMNRTQAKKRAIELLELVQIPNPAQRISQYPHQFSGGMRQRVVIAIALACNPKILIADEPTTALDVTIQAQILELMKDIQKKVDSSIIFITHDLGVVANVADRVAVMYAGKIVEIGTVDEIFYNPKHPYTWGLLGSMPTLDSSEEELFAIPGTPPDLLHPPKGDAFAPRNEFALEIDFQEDPPLFPVPGSDTHFAATWLLHEYAPNIEPPESVKKRMKGIMSSSSGLRGDE; encoded by the coding sequence ATGTCAAAAATTTTAGAAGTAAAAGATCTACAAGTTTCATTTGACACCTACGGCGGTGAGGTTAAAGCTGTGCGTGGTGTAAATTTTGATTTAAATAAAGGGGAGACTCTTGCAATTGTTGGAGAGTCTGGTTCTGGTAAATCCGTTACAACCAAAGCATTAATGAAGCTTATTCCAAAGCCACATGGCTATATCAAATCTGGTCAAATTTTGTTTGAAGGCCAAGATCTAGTAAAAAAATCTGATAAACAGATGCAAAAAATTCGTGGTAAAGATATTTCTATGATTTTCCAAGATCCAATGACATCATTAAACCCAACGATGAAAATTGGAACACAAATCATGGAAAGCTTAATTAAACACCAAAAAATGAATCGTACACAAGCAAAAAAACGTGCAATTGAATTATTAGAGTTAGTTCAAATCCCTAATCCTGCGCAAAGAATTAGTCAATATCCGCACCAATTCTCCGGTGGTATGAGGCAACGTGTAGTCATTGCGATAGCTTTAGCATGTAATCCAAAGATATTAATTGCGGATGAACCTACAACTGCGCTTGATGTTACCATACAGGCTCAAATTCTTGAGTTGATGAAAGATATTCAAAAGAAAGTTGATTCATCTATCATCTTTATTACACATGACCTTGGTGTTGTTGCTAATGTTGCAGACCGTGTGGCAGTAATGTATGCAGGAAAAATTGTTGAAATTGGAACAGTAGATGAAATTTTCTATAATCCTAAACACCCTTATACTTGGGGGTTGTTAGGATCAATGCCAACATTGGATAGTTCAGAGGAAGAATTATTTGCTATTCCTGGAACACCTCCTGACCTGCTTCACCCACCAAAGGGCGACGCATTTGCTCCACGAAATGAATTTGCTCTTGAAATTGATTTTCAAGAAGATCCACCACTATTTCCGGTTCCGGGCTCAGATACTCATTTTGCAGCAACTTGGCTTTTACATGAGTATGCTCCAAATATTGAGCCACCAGAATCCGTGAAGAAAAGAATGAAGGGTATTATGTCTTCATCTAGTGGTCTAAGAGGTGATGAATAG